The sequence TACCTGCATCGACGTTCAGGTTCAAAGTCTGCGTCACTTCAGCCGTGGGGAAGACCCCTGACCAAGGGGCAGTGGGCTCAGGGCCACTGATGGCCGGCTGCAGACTGCTGGAGCGGAGGTTGGGCATGAGCAAAGTGCTGTAGCGAGGGTCGAGGTTGGGGCTGACGGGGTAGAGTTCGTGTACAGTCCTGGGCTGGTGGTACGCTGGCGcctgtgggctgaggggcccgGCCAGTGGGTAGTGCCAGTGTTCTGGGGGATGAGCCAGGTGAGGATGCAGGACGGCTGTgtagggctctgtggaggctagATGAAGCTCTGAGTGCTGAGAACCAACGCTGCTGCTGCTGGCTGCTGAGGTGGCCGGGGGTGCCTGGTAATTGCTGTCCCAAAAGGAGGCAGGGAAATTACGCTGGTTCAGAGAGCCCTCTggaagaataaaaagtaaatttattatcaaagatcaTCTACGTCACCGCATACTACTcagagattcattatcttgcaggcattcacagtcgaacaaagaaatacaataaaatcaatgaaaagctgcccACAAAGGCTGACGACCAATGGGCAGAAGGAAACAAAATGTGGGtagagagatggagacagagagagggagagggtgcgagggagaggaaaggaggaagagagagagatggggagagatgagaaatggagagagagatggggagggatagagagagatggagagagggagagagagatggggagagagatggggagagagggagagagatggggagagatggggagagatggagagagagggaggaagaggaaaggaggaagagagagagatggggagagggggggagatagagagaggcagagagatggggagagagagatggggaagcaTCAAGAGAGAGAtcgggagagagatggagagggagagatggggagaggtggagagggagagaaagatggaaagagagagaaagagagatggggagagagagatggggtggcagggggagagagagagagagagagagagagagagaaagagagagcgagcgagcccAGGGCATTAGTtgtagagtccataggttgtggaatcagtaagtgttgaggtgagtgtagttatccacactgtttcaggagacttatggttgaagggtagtaactgttcctgaacctggtagtgcacGACCTagggatcctgtacctccttcctgacggctgaagcaagaagagagcatggtcaggatggtggaggtccttgatgatggatgtaagGCAGGGaagttggtttg is a genomic window of Mobula hypostoma chromosome 28, sMobHyp1.1, whole genome shotgun sequence containing:
- the LOC134338830 gene encoding transcription cofactor vestigial-like protein 2 isoform X1, which gives rise to MSCLDIMHHTYGARPHSSAQCTQTFAVYSGAQGGSMDVGERHSPVPSEEDAVREKERPEAEYINSKCVLFTYLNGDISALVDEHFTRALRNYSPESGSSKAGKGSPESSEGSLNQRNFPASFWDSNYQAPPATSAASSSSVGSQHSELHLASTEPYTAVLHPHLAHPPEHWHYPLAGPLSPQAPAYHQPRTVHELYPVSPNLDPRYSTLLMPNLRSSSLQPAISGPEPTAPWSGVFPTAEVTQTLNLNVDADYAMMQPVRMLSSVHL
- the LOC134338830 gene encoding transcription cofactor vestigial-like protein 2 isoform X4; the protein is MDVGERHSPVPSEEDAVREKERPEAEYINSKCVLFTYLNGDISALVDEHFTRALRNYSPESGSSKAGKGSPESSEGSLNQRNFPASFWDSNYQAPPATSAASSSSVGSQHSELHLASTEPYTAVLHPHLAHPPEHWHYPLAGPLSPQAPAYHQPRTVHELYPVSPNLDPRYSTLLMPNLRSSSLQPAISGPEPTAPWSGVFPTAEVTQTLNLNVDADYAMMQPVRMLSSVHL
- the LOC134338830 gene encoding transcription cofactor vestigial-like protein 2 isoform X2 gives rise to the protein MSCLDIMHHTYGARPHSSAQCTQTFAVYSGAQGGSMDVGERHSPVPSEEDAVREKERPEAEYINSKCVLFTYLNGDISALVDEHFTRALRNYSPESGSSKAGKGSPESSEGSLNQRNFPASFWDSNYQAPPATSAASSSSVGSQHSELHLASTEPYTAVLHPHLAHPPEHWHYPLAGPLSPQAPAYHQPRTVHELYPVSPNLDPRYSTLLMPNLRSSSLQPAISGPEPTAPWSGVFPTAEVTQTLNLNVDAVTARHYCLPGGSFFG
- the LOC134338830 gene encoding transcription cofactor vestigial-like protein 2 isoform X3, coding for MSCLDIMHHTYGARPHSSAQCTQTFAVYSGAQGGSMDVGERHSPVPSEEDAVREKERPEAEYINSKCVLFTYLNGDISALVDEHFTRALRNYSPESGSSKAGKGSPESSEGSLNQRNFPASFWDSNYQAPPATSAASSSSVGSQHSELHLASTEPYTAVLHPHLAHPPEHWHYPLAGPLSPQAPAYHQPRTVHELYPVSPNLDPRYSTLLMPNLRSSSLQPAISGPEPTAPWSGVFPTAEVTQTLNLNVDAGLQNHNKAKDVFWF